A section of the Oryzias melastigma strain HK-1 linkage group LG14, ASM292280v2, whole genome shotgun sequence genome encodes:
- the pou2f3 gene encoding POU domain, class 2, transcription factor 3 — MSADTVEQSEAPAKQTERNGIDFNLQIKTEEINDSPHSASSLKTACLTQSSPVHGGQMSGELTSLHPMQQLVLMPPTHLSSPPPFLLSQSPTSHQALLQQNLLSLPSPGQSSLLQHQSGLALTPQAMSRSGLGGPSMENHMDMAHLQIPKHLSVQTQDEPSDLEELEQFAKAFKQRRIKLGFTQGDVGLAMGKLYGNDFSQTTISRFEALNLSFKNMCKLKPLLEKWLSDAENSPSDSMTSSSSLPPLMEGYGRKRKKRTSIETNIKMTLEKRFHDNPKPNSEEISLISEQLSMEKEVVRVWFCNRRQKEKRIYCPMPTIPVKSHSYNSRMAATSRSFSPLASGGVSSNSSPNSGSREPSPNGLSTASITSQVNPASYSSPGSWYRTWNSTPYHH, encoded by the exons AACGAAATGGAATAGACTTCAATCTTCAA ataaaaacagaGGAAATCAATGATTCCCCTCATTCAGCCTCTTCACTGAAGACGGCATGTCTGACTCAGAGCTCTCCGGTCCATGGAGGTCAGATGAGCGGG GAGCTCACATCCTTGCACCCCATGCAGCAGCTGGTCCTGATGCCGCCCACTCACCTGTCGTCGCCGCCGCCCTTCCTGCTTTCCCAGAGTCCCACCAGTCATCAAG ctctccTACAGCAGAACCTGCTCTCTCTTCCAAGCCCGGGTCAGAGCAGTCTTCTTCAGCATCAGTCGGGCCTGGCTCTGACTCCTCAG GCTATGAGTCGTTCTGGTCTAGGAGGACCCTCCATGGAGAACCACATGGACATGGCTCACCTGCAGATACCCAAACACCTGTCGGTGCAGACGCAGGACGAACCCAGTGatctggaggagctggagcagtTTGCCAAAGCGTTCAAACAAAGACGCATCAAGCTGGGATTCACTCAG GGAGATGTTGGCCTCGCCATGGGGAAACTGTACGGGAATGACTTCAGCCAGACGACGATCTCTCGGTTTGAAGCTCTCAATCTCAGCTTCAAAAACATGTGCAAGCTCAAACCTCTGCTGGAGAAGTGGCTGAGTGatgcag AGAATTCCCCGTCCGACTCCATGACGAGCTCAAGCTCGCTGCCGCCCCTGATGGAAGGCTACGGGCGCAAACGAAAAAAGAGGACGAGCATTGAAACCAACATAAAGATGACGCTGGAGAAACGTTTCCATGAT AACCCCAAACCCAACTCAGAGGAGATAAGCCTGATTTCTGAGCAGCTGTCCATGGAGAAGGAGGTGGTCCGGGTCTGGTTCTGTAACCGTCGTCAAAAGGAGAAGAGGATCTACTGTCCTATGCCGACCATCCCGGTCAAGTCTCACAGCTACAACTCCAGGATG GCTGCAACATCCCGATCCTTCAGTCCTCTGGCCTCAGGAGGAG TGTCGTCAAATTCCTCCCCAAACAGTGGCAGTCGTGAACCTTCTCCTAACGGTCTCTCCACGGCTTCTATCACTTCTCAGGTCAACCCAGCTTCCTACAGCTCACCGGG GTCCTGGTACCGCACATGGAATTCCACTCCATACCATCACTGA
- the slc37a2 gene encoding glucose-6-phosphate exchanger SLC37A2, producing MRSPLAPGIRLITSFSRDSWYRGFILFLTFLFYTAYHLSRKPISIVKSELHRNCSTVIRPPGINITNNETWCDWMPFDQNNYQTLFGVLDNSFLVAYAIGMFISGIFGERLPLRYYLSFGMVTSGLFTCLFGLGFYWNIHSLGYYAFVQVMNGLMQTTGWPSVVACVGNWFGKGKRGFIMGVWNSHTSVGNILGSLIAGAFVSSAWGMSFIVPGLIIASTGILCFFFLVEKPEDVNCSPPQHHSEKENEETEPLLQNVPNGNPTINGGVTAESAVTVHDHTEAISFTGALCIPGVVEFSLCLLFAKLVSYTFLYWLPLYISNVAHFEAKQAGDMSTLFDVGGILGGIFAGLVSDYTGGRASTCCVMLIAAAPMLFLYNSIGQRNLGTTIGMLLVCGGLVNGPYALITTAVSADLGTHESLRGNSRALSTVTAIIDGTGSIGAALGPLLAGVISPTGWNNVFYMLITADILACLFLTRLVYKEVRGWCGHSSRARGVKDI from the exons ATGAGGTCTCCTCTGGCTCCCGGCATTCGCCTCATCACGTCCTTTTCCCGGGATAGCTG gtatcgTGGATTCATTCTTTTCCTCACTTTTCTCTTCTACACGGCCTACCATCTCTCCCGGAAACCAATCAGTATTGTAAAG AGCGAGCTCCACAGAAACTGCTCCACAGTAATCAGACCTCCAGGTATCAACATCACTAACAATGAGACCTGGTGTGACTGGATGCCCTTCG ACCAGAACAACTATCAAACTCTGTTTGGGGTCTTGGATAACTCCTTCTTGGTTGCTTACGCCATCGGCATGTTTATTAG TGGTATTTTCGGAGAGCGGCTGCCTCTGCGGTACTACCTAAGCTTTGGGATGGTGACGAGCGGGCTCTTTACATGTCTGTTTGGACTGGGTTTCTACTGGAACATCCATTCATTAGGGTACTATGCCTTTGTCCAG gtcATGAACGGACTCATGCAGACCACCGGTTGGCCTTCGGTCGTGGCTTGTGTGGGAAACTGGTTTGGAAAGGGGAA GCGGGGATTCATCATGGGCGTGTGGAACTCACACACCTCTGTGGGAAACATCTTGGGGTCTCTCATCGCTGGAGCCTTTGTCTCCTCCGCGTGGGGAATGTCCTTCATCGTCCCTGGACTCATCATTGCTTCCACTGGGATCCTGTGCTTCTTCTTCCTTGTTGAAA AACCTGAAGATGTGAACTGCAGTCCTCCTCAGCATCAT AGTGAGAAGGAGAACGAGGAGACGGAGCCTCTGCTGCAGAACGTACCAAACGGCAACCCAACCATCAACGGCGGCGTCACCGCAGAGTCTGCAGTGACTGTGCACGATCACACAGAGGCTATTAGCTTCACTGGAGCGCTCTGCATACCT GGAGTGGTGGAGTTCTCGCTCTGTCTGCTGTTTGCTAAACTGGTCAGCTACACGTTTCTTTACTGGCTTCCTCTCTACATCTCCAATGTTG cccATTTTGAGGCGAAACAAGCTGGAGATATGTCGACATTATTCGACGTAGGAGGAATTCTGG GAGGAATCTTCGCCGGCCTCGTGTCAGACTACACGGGTGGAAGAGCGTCCACCTGTTGCGTCATGCTCATCGCTGCTGCTCCCATG cttttccTCTACAATTCCATCGGACAAAGAAATCTTGGAACAACAATAG GGATGCTGCTGGTGTGTGGAGGCCTGGTGAATGGACCGTACGCCCTCATAACCACGGCGGTGTCTGCAGATCTG GGAACTCACGAGAGTCTGAGAGGGAACTCCAGAGCGTTATCAACCGTGACCGCCATCATCGACGGGACCGGATCAATAG GCGCCGCGTTAGGTCCTCTGCTCGCTGGTGTGATCTCTCCCACTGGCTGGAACAACGTCTTCTACATGCTCATCACCGCCGACATCCTGGCCTGTCTA ttcttGACCAGACTCGTCTACAAAGAGGTTCGGGGCTGGTGCGGACACAGCTCCCGAGCCAGAGG GGTCAAAGACATTTGA
- the ccdc15 gene encoding coiled-coil domain-containing protein 15 codes for MSAKLVRAPANRRSRAPVGQTAVNRGSTSSRVLAQRNPPVVAVGAWVEGGQDFPEHPSALALLTEELQAEKRRINEESLRRFQDEVRRRLAKRAQVCKKGQQFHPNAEVTPERSAHYHQIRAQHGSTSEEQRLSEGPNEATRKVRLRLAACRLIQEEETASKLPGGRWKISPGRHEVESPMRRTEEDVLSQHECPLVQQKISGHGRSDQAKSNPDPGFKPAVSQVLWPLTEQQELKKQQQFQFLMHRRLAMSTEREQVKENRQHRKHLQRTARIKAEKEQIRLEEERRLEEAQQLAEARHELEERELLILERLKLEEERAALLQSRKQEEKKREGGRFVEALRAQMKERLSQLKLEPPPLCCCASSFWDSHPDTCANNCVFHNNPKAYARALHSTMMSLEFR; via the exons ATGAGTGCTAAACTGGTTAGAGCTCCAGCAAACCGACGCAGCAGAGCTCCAGTCGGGCAGACCGCGGTGAACCGAGGCTCCACATCTAGCAGGGTTCTGGCTCAGAGAAACCCTCCAGTGGTTGCTGTAGGAGCCTGGGTTGAAGGGGGACAGGATTTCCCGGAACACCCGTCG GCTCTTGCTTTGCTGACTGAGGAGCTTCAGGCAGAGAAGAGAAGGATAAATGAAGAAAGCCTCAGACGATTTCAAGACGAAGTGCGCCGCCGTCTGGCAAAACGAGCACAGGTCTGCAAGAAGGGACAACAGTTTCATCCAAATGCAGAG GTGACACCTGAAAGATCAGCTCATTATCATCAGATCAGGGCTCAGCATGGGTCTACCAGTGAGGAGCAGAGGCTCTCTGAAGGG CCGAATGAAGCCACGAGGAAGGTCAGACTCAGACTTGCTGCCTGTCGGCTCATCCAGGAGGAGGAAACGGCGTCAAAACTTCCTGGAGGCAGATGGAAGATCTCTCCAGGCAGACAT GAAGTTGAATCCCCTATGAGGAGAACAGAAGAGGATGTTCTCAGTCAACATGAATGTCCTCTTGTTCAGCAGAAG aTAAGTGGACATGGTCGGTCAGATCAGGCTAAATCAAATCCCGATCCTGGTTTTAAACCCGCAGTCTCTCAGGTTCTCTGGCCTCTGACTGAACAACAGGAATTAAAAAAGCAG caaCAGTTTCAGTTCCTGATGCACCGACGTCTGGCCATGAGCACCGAACGAGAACAAGTGAAGGAAAACCGACAGCACAGGAAACACCTGCAGAGGACAGCCAG GATCAAAGCAGAGAAGGAGCAGATTCGCCTGGAAGAAGAGAGAAGGTTGGAGGAAGCCCAGCAGCTGGCAGAGGCCAGACACGAGCTGGAGGAGCGAGAGCTTTTGATTCTAGAGAGACTGAAGCTGGAAGAGGAGAGAGCCGCTCTActgcagagcagaaaacaagaagaaaaaaagagagaaggtGGAAG GTTTGTGGAAGCTCTGAGGGCTCAGATGAAGGAACGTCTGTCTCAATTAAAGCTGGAGCCTCCACCTCTGTGCTGCTGTGCATCCTCTTTCTGGGACTCTCACCCCGACACTTGTGCCAACAACTGTGTCTTCCACAACAACCCCAAAG CGTACGCCCGGGCTCTACACTCAACAATGATGAGTTTAGAATTCCGCTGA